Part of the Pseudodesulfovibrio mercurii genome is shown below.
ACATTATGGACAACGCAAATGCACCCAGGCCGCCGATCCTGCTTACCGTGCGGGAAGTCGCGGACTATTTGCGGGTTCACCAGAGAACGGCCTACCGGTTGATCACCAGCGGCGACATCAAGGCCATCAAGATCGGCAGCCAGTGGCGCGTGCCCGAACAGGCCTTGATGGAATTTTTAGAGAGTGGAATGAAGGCGGCGGCCCCTTCGGGCAAGAGGAAGACCGCGCCGGACCAATTCAAACTCCCTCTGGACTAAGGAGAGCGGCATGTCGAAAAGAACGGTTGGCGGTTATGACGGGGGCGACCCGATCCTGAACGTTACCCTGCCCAATGATTTCGGCGAGGACATCGCGGTCACCGGCCAACTCATCGGCGAGGAAATGTACTTCGACGACGGCACCGGCATGCTGACCATGGAAAAGCTGTACCGTGCCCAGGACGACAAGCTCGTCTACGGCATCATCTCCGCCATCGGACACGCCCGCGAACGCCGCGCCTACCGCGTGGAAGAGGGCGAGGACAGCTGCATCGTCACCAACGGCAGCCTGAGCCTCGAATTCAACTACGACCAGCTCTTCGAACTCCTGGCCGTGGCCCTGGAATCCGAAAAGGAAGCCGCAGGCGCACAGGTCAGCGAACAGGTCCGCCGCAAACTCGCCGTGAACGAATAAATTCGCATAGGAAAGGTAATAAAAAAGGGGCCAATGGCCCCTTTTTTATTACCTTTTTACTGCCTACGGCGGCCGGGGCGCTGCTTCGGACCCCGCCAGAGAACCTTTTGTAAAAGGTTCTCTGGACTCTCCAAAACATTTTATCGCCGCTACGCGGGCTCCGTGCAAACTCGGTTATCCTATTTCCCAATACCTCTCTCGAATTTCCCGCCAAGCGGCAGGTCCCGGCGGGGCTTGTCGCACTCGCGTAGCGCACGAAAAATTCTGGAAGGGAGAAGGAATGGGAGACCGGGGGCATCATTCTTCCTCTACTTGAGATACTCGCGTTGCCCGGTGGCTTCCATGACGGAGGCCCACCAGTCGGAGTTGATGTTGATGCGGCGGCGTTCGGTGGCCACCAGGTCCAGGGGCAGGTGGACCATGCTCGATTTGAGCCGGGAGACGACCATGGCGGTCTTGCCGGCCATGGCCGCGTGCACGGCGTTCTGCCCGAGGAATCCGCAGTAGACCCGATCGCCCGCATTGGCCGGGACGGATCGAATCAGGTAGCTGGGATCAATGAATTTTATGTTGATCTCAAAATCCTTGGACAGGGCGTATTTCTCGAGTTCGGAGACGATGAGGCCGCAGATGTCGCCCAGTTTGGGGTTGCCCGAGGGGTCTCGTTCGAGTTCCCCGCCGAGCAGATCCTGGCCCGCGCCCTCGGCGCAGACGATGATGGAATGCTTGCGTTCCTTGAGCCGGGTCTCCACGGCCTCGAGCAAGCCGCCCGGTCCGGCCAGGGTGAAGGGCTGTTCCGGGACCAGGAGGAAGTTGACCTCCTGCATGGCCAGGGTGGCCTGGGCCGCGATGAAGCCCGCTTCCCGGCCCATGAGCTTGACCAGACCCACGCCCATGTCGATGCCGGTGGCCTCCACGTGGGCGCACTGGATGACCTCGGCGGCCTTTTCCACGGCCGTGTCGAAACCAAAGGAGCGGGTGATGAAGTTGATGTCGTTGTCGATGGTCTTGGGGATGCCGATGACGGCGATGTTCCGCTTGCGCTCGGATATCTCGTTGACGATGGACCTGGCCGCGCGCATGGCGCCGTCGCCGCCGATGACGAACAGGATGTTGATGTTCAGCCGCTCCAGTGAATCGACGATCTCCACCGGGTCCTGAAGCCCGCGCGACGAACCCAGGATGGTCCCGCCGAACTGGTGGATGTGTGAGACGGTCTCCGGGGTGAGTTCCTTGATGTCGTAGCCGTACTTGGGAATGAAGCCGCGCAGCCCGTTGGTGATGCCGAGCACGTGGCGCACGCCGTAGTGGTAGTGGGCCTCGTGCACGATGGCCCGGATGACGTCGTTGATGCCCGGGCAGATGCCGCCGCAGGTGACGACGGCGCAGCGCGCCTTGGAGGTGTCGAAATAGACCTGCTCGCGCGGTCCGGCCTTTTCGAAATCCTTTTGCAGTACGTCGGTGTCCAACTCGGTCAGCTCGCCCGAGGTAAGCATCAGCGTCACCGGAATCGACTCGTCCACGAACCGGGCGTTCTTCAGCGGCGATTTGATCTTGGCCTTGCCGAGATTCGGTATTTCCGTAACGAAATCCAGGCGTTTCATAATATTACGCTCCGTATTCCCTCATGGATGACAGCTGGTCATTCCGTCCAGGCGGTCACCTGGGGTTCCGGCAGTTCCGCAATGGTTTCGTCGAGATCCTCGGGGGTTGCCGAGGCCGCGCCCACCTGGCCCACGACCACGCCCGCCGCGTAGTTGGCCAGGGTGCAGGCGGTCAGCAGGTCCATGCCCGCCGCCAGGGCCAGTGCGGCGGTGGCGATGACCGTGTCGCCCGCGCCGGTGACGTCGAAGACCTTGCGCGCAAAGGTCGGGATGTGCCGGATGGAATCCCGGCCCTCGAACAGGGCCATGCCGTCGGGCCCGAGGGTGATCAAAAGGTTGCGGCAATTAAGCCGGTCGAAGATGGCCCGGCCCGCCGCGATGATGGACGAGCGGTCCGAGACCGGCAGGTTGGCGCCCTCGCTGGCCTCCTTGGTGTTGGGAGTGAGCAGGTCCACGTCCCGGTAGAGGTCGTAATTCACGGTCTTGGGGTCCACCAGGACCAGGGGCGGGGTGGAACGGGCCTGGACCAGGGGCATGAAGCGGTCCATGAACGCCTTCGAGATGAATCCCTTGCCGTAGTCGGACAGGATGATCACCGGAAAATCAGGCAGGTTCTCCTCAAGGATGAGGAACAGGGTGTCCATCTCGGCCGGAGAGAGGGGGCCGACGCGTTCCTGGTCCACGCGGACCACCTGCTGGTTGTGGGCGATGATCCGGGTCTTGACCGTTGTGGGCCGGCCGCCGTCCTGGATGAGCCGCGTGCTCAACCCCGCATGTTCGCATAAACTCTCGAGAATTTCCCCGTTACGGTCCGTGCCCACGGCCCCGATGAGCAGGGGCTTGCCGCCCAGGTCCGCGATGTTCCGGGCCACGTTGCCCGCGCCGCCCAGAAGAAAGGATTCCTCCTTGACCTGGACCACCGGCACCGGCGCCTCGGGGGAGATGCGCTCCACGCCGCCCATGAGGTAGTGATCCAGCATGAGATCGCCGATGATCATGACCTTGTGCCCCTTGAGGGCCTTGACCGCTTCCAGAATCATTGCATGTGACATATTGTAAACAACCAATTTTTTCCCGTTGTTGTCGTCAATTTACAAACGATCGCCGTCACGCCGCGCTCCGGGGCTCTGCCTTCGAATCCCAGGCTGCGTGATCGCAGCGTATCACTCACCGCTCACGAAGGGCCGCATTCGGCGGCAGGGGAGGGACCCGGCTACCTACGCGAACTCGACCCCGAACCTTTCCGCAACGGACCGCAAGTCATCTTCAGCCGCGTAACTAACCGTCAATTTACCTTTTTCCGGGGAGCCGGAGATTTTGACCGTAAGGCCCAACAAATCGGAAAGTTCGCCCTGGAGGGTCTCCAGGCGGGGGTCCAACGGCCGAGGTTCGGACTTGGCCGAGCGGGAGGAGGGCGCGGCCCCGATCTCGTCCGCGCCGGGCAGCCGTCCGTGCTGCTTGAAGAAAGAGGCCTGGGCCTCGGCCTGGCGCACAGTCAGGCCGTTCTCGGCGATGCGGCGGTGCAGTTCGGCCTGGGGCTCGGGAGCGCTCACGGCCATGATCGCCCGACCGTGCCCGGCGGACAGGACGTTCTGCTGGATGGCGGTCTGCACGCTTTCCGGCAGGTTGAGCAGACGCAGGGAGTTGGCCACGGCGGAACGGCTCTTGCCCACCTGACGGGCCA
Proteins encoded:
- a CDS encoding helix-turn-helix domain-containing protein, which translates into the protein MDNANAPRPPILLTVREVADYLRVHQRTAYRLITSGDIKAIKIGSQWRVPEQALMEFLESGMKAAAPSGKRKTAPDQFKLPLD
- the rfaE1 gene encoding D-glycero-beta-D-manno-heptose-7-phosphate kinase, which gives rise to MILEAVKALKGHKVMIIGDLMLDHYLMGGVERISPEAPVPVVQVKEESFLLGGAGNVARNIADLGGKPLLIGAVGTDRNGEILESLCEHAGLSTRLIQDGGRPTTVKTRIIAHNQQVVRVDQERVGPLSPAEMDTLFLILEENLPDFPVIILSDYGKGFISKAFMDRFMPLVQARSTPPLVLVDPKTVNYDLYRDVDLLTPNTKEASEGANLPVSDRSSIIAAGRAIFDRLNCRNLLITLGPDGMALFEGRDSIRHIPTFARKVFDVTGAGDTVIATAALALAAGMDLLTACTLANYAAGVVVGQVGAASATPEDLDETIAELPEPQVTAWTE
- a CDS encoding ATP-dependent 6-phosphofructokinase, which codes for MKRLDFVTEIPNLGKAKIKSPLKNARFVDESIPVTLMLTSGELTELDTDVLQKDFEKAGPREQVYFDTSKARCAVVTCGGICPGINDVIRAIVHEAHYHYGVRHVLGITNGLRGFIPKYGYDIKELTPETVSHIHQFGGTILGSSRGLQDPVEIVDSLERLNINILFVIGGDGAMRAARSIVNEISERKRNIAVIGIPKTIDNDINFITRSFGFDTAVEKAAEVIQCAHVEATGIDMGVGLVKLMGREAGFIAAQATLAMQEVNFLLVPEQPFTLAGPGGLLEAVETRLKERKHSIIVCAEGAGQDLLGGELERDPSGNPKLGDICGLIVSELEKYALSKDFEINIKFIDPSYLIRSVPANAGDRVYCGFLGQNAVHAAMAGKTAMVVSRLKSSMVHLPLDLVATERRRININSDWWASVMEATGQREYLK
- a CDS encoding ParB/RepB/Spo0J family partition protein → MTATNRGLGRGLDALLGGVREDEKVTADAAEVRLIPVGAITPNPHQPRREFSEEALNDLAASIETRGVLQPILVRPLGKGKYELVAGERRLRASRKAGLTDIPSLVREMTDQESLAIALIENLQREDLNAVEEALGYQRLQQEFGLSQEELARQVGKSRSAVANSLRLLNLPESVQTAIQQNVLSAGHGRAIMAVSAPEPQAELHRRIAENGLTVRQAEAQASFFKQHGRLPGADEIGAAPSSRSAKSEPRPLDPRLETLQGELSDLLGLTVKISGSPEKGKLTVSYAAEDDLRSVAERFGVEFA